A single Klebsiella variicola DNA region contains:
- the purC gene encoding phosphoribosylaminoimidazolesuccinocarboxamide synthase — translation MKKQAELYRGKAKTVYSTDNPDLLVLEFRNDTSAGDGARIEQFDRKGMVNNKFNHFIMSKLAEAGIPTQMEALLSDTECLVKKLDMVPVECVVRNRAAGSLVKRLGIEEGIELNPPLFDLFLKNDAMHDPMVNDSYCETFGWVSKENLARMRELTYKANDVLKKLFDDAGLILVDFKLEFGLFKGEVVLGDEFSPDGSRLWDKNTLDKMDKDRFRQSLGGLIEAYEEVAHRLGVKLD, via the coding sequence ATGAAAAAGCAAGCTGAGTTGTATCGTGGTAAGGCGAAGACAGTATACAGCACCGATAATCCGGACCTGCTGGTACTGGAATTCCGTAACGATACGTCAGCAGGTGATGGCGCGCGCATCGAGCAGTTCGATCGTAAAGGCATGGTGAATAACAAGTTCAACCATTTCATTATGAGCAAACTGGCAGAAGCGGGCATCCCTACCCAGATGGAAGCGCTGCTTTCCGATACCGAATGTCTGGTGAAAAAACTGGATATGGTGCCGGTAGAGTGCGTGGTGCGTAACCGTGCGGCAGGCTCGCTGGTAAAACGTTTAGGCATTGAAGAAGGTATCGAGCTGAACCCGCCGCTGTTCGACCTGTTCCTGAAAAACGATGCTATGCACGATCCGATGGTCAACGACTCCTACTGCGAAACCTTCGGCTGGGTGAGCAAAGAGAATCTGGCGCGGATGCGCGAGCTGACCTACAAAGCCAACGACGTGCTGAAAAAGCTGTTCGATGACGCCGGTCTGATTCTGGTGGACTTTAAGCTGGAGTTTGGTCTGTTCAAAGGCGAAGTGGTGCTGGGCGACGAGTTTTCGCCGGACGGCAGCCGTCTGTGGGATAAAAACACCCTCGATAAAATGGACAAAGACCGCTTCCGCCAGAGCCTTGGCGGCCTGATCGAAGCCTACGAAGAAGTGGCTCACCGCCTGGGCGTTAAGCTCGACTAA
- the bcp gene encoding thioredoxin-dependent thiol peroxidase, producing MTPLKAGDIAPKFSLPDQDGEEVNLTDFQGQRVLVYFYPKAMTPGCTVQACGLRDNMDDLKKAGVEVLGISTDKPEKLSRFAEKELLNFTLLSDENHQVCEQFGVWGEKSFMGKTYDGIHRISFLVDADGKIEHVFDDFKTSNHHDVVLNWLKENA from the coding sequence ATGACCCCACTGAAAGCCGGTGATATCGCACCGAAATTTAGCTTACCGGACCAGGACGGCGAGGAAGTAAATTTAACCGACTTCCAGGGACAACGTGTCCTGGTTTATTTTTACCCGAAAGCCATGACCCCGGGCTGCACCGTCCAGGCGTGCGGCTTGCGTGATAATATGGACGACCTGAAGAAAGCCGGTGTAGAAGTGCTGGGCATCAGCACCGATAAACCGGAAAAGCTCTCCCGTTTCGCCGAGAAAGAGCTGCTGAACTTCACGCTGCTGTCTGATGAAAACCATCAGGTTTGCGAGCAGTTTGGCGTCTGGGGCGAAAAATCCTTCATGGGGAAAACCTACGACGGTATTCACCGTATTAGTTTCCTCGTCGATGCCGATGGCAAAATCGAACACGTCTTTGATGACTTCAAGACCAGCAATCACCACGACGTGGTGCTGAACTGGCTGAAAGAAAACGCCTGA
- a CDS encoding neutral zinc metallopeptidase: MRWQGRRESDNVEDRRGQSGSPFGGSGGGGFRLPSGKGGIVLLIIVLVAGYYGVDLTGMLTGEPMPQQQTSTQRSISPKDDEAAKFTSVILATTEDTWGPIFEKMGRQYPQPKLVLYRGATRTGCGTGQSVMGPFYCPADSTVYIDLSFYDEMKNKLGADGDFAQGYVIAHEVGHHVQKLLGIEPKVRQQQQHATEAEANRLSVKMELQADCFAGVWGHNMQQQDILETGDLQEALNAAEAIGDDRLQQQSQGRVVPDSFTHGTSKQRYTWFKRGFDSGDPAQCNTFGSAL, encoded by the coding sequence ATGCGCTGGCAAGGGCGTCGCGAAAGCGACAATGTTGAAGATCGACGTGGTCAATCAGGCTCGCCGTTTGGCGGCAGCGGGGGCGGCGGTTTCCGTCTGCCGAGCGGGAAGGGCGGCATTGTACTGCTGATTATTGTGCTGGTGGCGGGCTACTACGGCGTGGATTTGACCGGCATGCTGACCGGGGAGCCGATGCCGCAGCAGCAGACCTCCACGCAGCGCTCCATCAGTCCGAAAGACGATGAAGCGGCGAAGTTTACTTCCGTCATTCTGGCCACCACCGAAGATACCTGGGGACCGATCTTTGAAAAGATGGGCCGCCAGTACCCCCAGCCAAAACTGGTGCTCTACCGCGGCGCGACCCGTACCGGCTGCGGCACCGGTCAGTCGGTGATGGGGCCGTTCTACTGTCCTGCCGACAGCACGGTCTATATCGACCTGTCCTTCTACGATGAGATGAAAAATAAACTGGGCGCCGACGGCGACTTTGCTCAGGGGTACGTCATTGCTCATGAGGTGGGCCACCACGTGCAAAAACTGCTGGGCATTGAGCCGAAAGTTCGCCAGCAACAGCAGCATGCCACCGAGGCCGAAGCCAACCGTCTGTCGGTGAAGATGGAGCTGCAGGCGGACTGCTTCGCCGGCGTCTGGGGCCATAATATGCAGCAGCAGGATATTCTGGAAACCGGCGATCTGCAGGAGGCGCTGAACGCTGCCGAAGCCATCGGCGACGACCGTCTGCAGCAGCAGAGCCAGGGGCGCGTGGTACCGGACAGCTTTACCCACGGCACGTCAAAACAGCGCTACACCTGGTTCAAACGCGGTTTCGACAGCGGCGATCCGGCGCAGTGCAATACCTTCGGCAGCGCGCTGTAA
- a CDS encoding glycine cleavage system transcriptional repressor has product MTASLQHYLVITALGADRPGIVNTITRHVSSCGCNIEDSRLAMLGDEFTFIMLLSGSWNAINLIESTLPLKGAELELLIVMKRTTARPPQAMPNTVWVQVEVPDSPHIIERFTALCDTWNMNIAELVSRTQPGDGDSAQLFIQITAHSPATQNAANIEQAFKALCTELNAQGSINIVNYSQHDEQDGV; this is encoded by the coding sequence TTGACAGCCTCATTACAACACTATCTGGTTATTACCGCCCTGGGGGCTGACCGTCCCGGCATCGTGAATACGATCACTCGCCACGTCAGCAGCTGCGGTTGTAATATCGAAGACAGCCGGCTGGCCATGCTCGGTGATGAGTTTACGTTTATCATGCTGCTTTCCGGGTCGTGGAATGCGATTAACCTGATCGAATCAACCCTGCCGCTGAAAGGTGCGGAGCTGGAATTGTTGATCGTGATGAAACGCACCACTGCGCGCCCGCCGCAGGCCATGCCAAACACCGTTTGGGTCCAGGTTGAGGTGCCGGACTCACCGCATATCATCGAGCGCTTCACTGCCCTGTGCGATACCTGGAATATGAATATTGCGGAACTGGTGTCCCGCACTCAGCCGGGAGACGGCGATTCCGCGCAGCTTTTTATCCAGATAACTGCCCACAGTCCTGCGACGCAAAATGCAGCAAATATCGAACAAGCGTTCAAAGCCCTATGTACAGAACTGAACGCACAAGGCAGTATTAACATCGTTAATTATTCACAGCATGATGAACAGGATGGAGTTTAA
- the dapA gene encoding 4-hydroxy-tetrahydrodipicolinate synthase gives MFTGSIVALVTPMDENGNVCRTSLKKLIDYHVANGTSAIVSVGTTGESATLSHEEHGDVVMMTLELADGRIPVIAGTGANATAEAISLTKRFNDSGVVGCLTVTPYYNRPTQEGLFQHFKAIAEHTDLPQILYNVPSRTGCDMLPETVGRLAEIKNIVGIKEATGNLSRVHQIKELVSDDFILLSGDDATGMDFMQLGGVGVISVTANVAAREMADMCRLALAGQFAEARAINQRLMPLHTKLFVEPNPIPVKWGCKALGLVATDTLRLPMTPITDHGREAVTAALKHAGLL, from the coding sequence ATGTTCACGGGAAGTATTGTAGCGCTTGTCACGCCGATGGATGAAAACGGTAATGTCTGCCGGACAAGCCTGAAAAAACTGATTGATTACCATGTCGCCAACGGAACCTCGGCGATCGTTTCGGTAGGGACTACCGGTGAATCCGCAACGCTGAGCCATGAAGAGCATGGCGACGTAGTGATGATGACGCTGGAACTGGCCGACGGGCGTATTCCAGTTATCGCTGGCACGGGAGCCAATGCAACCGCAGAGGCGATTAGCCTGACCAAACGTTTTAACGACAGCGGTGTTGTCGGCTGCCTGACGGTCACTCCTTATTATAACCGCCCGACCCAGGAAGGCCTGTTCCAGCACTTTAAAGCTATCGCTGAACATACTGACCTGCCGCAAATTCTGTATAATGTGCCGTCCCGTACCGGTTGCGATATGCTGCCGGAAACCGTTGGCCGTCTGGCGGAAATTAAAAATATTGTCGGTATTAAGGAAGCTACAGGGAACTTAAGTCGCGTTCACCAGATCAAAGAGCTGGTTTCAGACGACTTTATTCTGCTGAGCGGTGACGATGCGACCGGTATGGACTTCATGCAGCTCGGCGGCGTGGGCGTGATTTCCGTCACCGCCAACGTGGCGGCGCGCGAAATGGCCGACATGTGCCGTCTGGCGCTGGCGGGTCAATTTGCCGAAGCGCGTGCGATTAATCAGCGTCTGATGCCACTGCATACAAAATTATTTGTCGAACCCAATCCTATCCCGGTGAAATGGGGATGCAAGGCGTTGGGTCTTGTGGCGACCGATACGCTGCGCTTGCCGATGACGCCCATCACCGACCATGGTCGTGAAGCCGTCACCGCCGCGCTGAAGCATGCCGGTTTGCTGTAA
- the bamC gene encoding outer membrane protein assembly factor BamC, producing MAYSVQKSRLAKVAGVSLVLLLAACSSDSRYKRQVSGDEAYLQASPLSELHAPAGMILPIQVGDYNIPVANSTGAVGKALDIRPPAQPLALVSGARTQFNGDTATLMVENGRSGSLWAQVTSILQSKNYVIAKRDDASQTLNTDWVEWNRLDEDQQYRGRYQISVKPQGYQQAVVVKLVNLEQAGKPVADPASLQRYSTAMLNVISEGLDASATSAQNAAQRSAGATFDVQSAADDTGLPMLVVRAPFNMVWQRLPGALEKVGMKVTDSTRSQGSMALTYKPLSDSSWQELGARDPQLASGDYKLQVGDLDNRSSLQFIDPKGHTLTQSQNDALVAVFQAAFNK from the coding sequence ATGGCTTACTCAGTACAGAAGTCGCGCCTGGCGAAGGTTGCGGGTGTTTCGCTGGTTCTACTCCTCGCGGCCTGTAGTTCCGACTCGCGCTATAAGCGTCAGGTGAGCGGTGATGAGGCCTATTTACAGGCGTCACCGTTGAGCGAACTTCACGCGCCGGCGGGGATGATCCTGCCGATTCAGGTGGGCGATTACAACATTCCGGTGGCCAACAGCACCGGCGCGGTGGGCAAAGCGCTGGACATTCGCCCGCCGGCGCAGCCGCTGGCGTTGGTCAGCGGTGCGCGGACCCAGTTTAATGGCGATACCGCGACGCTGATGGTTGAGAACGGCCGCAGCGGCTCGCTGTGGGCGCAGGTCACCAGTATCCTTCAGTCGAAGAACTACGTTATCGCGAAACGCGATGATGCGAGCCAGACGCTGAACACCGACTGGGTTGAGTGGAACCGCCTTGATGAAGATCAGCAGTATCGCGGTCGTTATCAAATCTCCGTCAAACCGCAGGGCTATCAGCAAGCGGTGGTCGTTAAGCTGGTGAATCTGGAGCAGGCGGGTAAACCGGTTGCCGATCCGGCGTCACTGCAGCGCTACAGCACCGCCATGCTGAACGTCATTTCTGAAGGCCTTGATGCGAGCGCCACCAGCGCCCAGAACGCGGCCCAGCGCAGTGCTGGCGCCACCTTCGACGTGCAGAGCGCTGCCGATGACACCGGCCTGCCGATGCTTGTCGTTCGCGCGCCGTTTAACATGGTGTGGCAACGTCTGCCGGGCGCCCTCGAAAAAGTGGGAATGAAAGTGACCGACAGCACGCGCTCTCAGGGCAGCATGGCGCTGACCTACAAGCCGCTGTCTGACAGCAGCTGGCAGGAGCTGGGCGCACGTGACCCGCAGCTGGCCTCCGGTGACTACAAACTGCAGGTCGGTGACCTCGATAACCGCAGTAGCCTGCAGTTCATCGACCCGAAAGGTCACACTCTGACGCAGTCGCAAAATGACGCCCTGGTAGCCGTATTCCAGGCCGCATTTAACAAGTAA